The Rickettsiella endosymbiont of Dermanyssus gallinae genomic interval GCAAGTCGCAGTGTGTTGGTGGATGGGACTTACTCCATACTCAATCATGCGATTAAGCAACTTATTATTACAGGGAACAGTTTGATCTATCGAAATCCCGAGACAAAACGTTTTTCTGCTTATTCTGTACGGGATTATGTGGTACGACGCCAAGGATCGGAGGTATTTCTGATTGTCTTAAAAGAAAGCATCAGTCTAGCGCAGGCGCAAGCGTTGAACTTACCGGTACTGACAGAGCATAAAGATAAATATGCCGTGCAAGATTTGTATACCTGTATTACGAAGGAAGGCAACAAATACAACGTATACCAAGAAATAAATAACGTGCAATTCAACCATGCCCAATATGCTCAAACGTTATTGCCCTACATACCGACTACTTGGAATCTCATACAAGGGGAGCACTACGGTCGAGGCCATGTTGAGGACTATGCGGGGGATTTTGCAAGGTTATCTCAGCTATCCCAGTCAAGCTTGCTATATGGTGTTGCAGCAACACGGTTAATACATTTAGTGGATTCGGGTTCTGGCATATCGGAAGACGACTTTGCTGATGCGAATACAGGTGATTATGTGTCGTGCAATCTTGCCGATAAGAATGTTATCGCGTACGAGGGAGGAGAGTACAGCAAGCTACAAGCGATACAGGCTGATATACAACAGTTGTTAGTGCAACTATCCATCGCTTTTATGTATTCCGGAAATACGCGGGATGCCGAGCGGGTTACAGCCGAGGAGATCCGAACGAACGCTCAAGAAGCGAATCAAGCATTAGGGGGCGTATACAGTAATATCTCAGACGTATTGCATACCCGATTAGCACAAATACTGATTTCAGAGACTGATCCGAGGATGCTGCCATTGTTAATGGAGGACAGTATTGGTGTTGATGTGCTGGTGGGCATGCAAGCTTTGAACGATTCGGCCAATGTCACTCGGTTGCAGTATGTCGCGAATGCGATACAGATGGTTCTGCCGGTGTTAGTGCAATCAAGCCAGCGTTTTAACCCTGATTTAGTAATAGACCAGATATGTTCTGGGTTTGGCGTAGACCGAAGCAGCCTAAGTTATACGGAAGAAGAGCTAAAACAGAAGCTTTTAGAACAACAGCAATCACAACAAGATGCAGCCAAGCAACAGCAAGAAACATCTTCTCAGATGCTCTCTAGCCAACCACAACAAGCTGATCTCAATGCAGCGCAGCAGGGATTAGTGTGAAGCCTTAAATTCTATAACACTATTTAGCAAAGGAGTTCTATGGTGCAACAAGAAGTGAATACGACAAATGAATCCATTCCCATGCAGATTGAGGGTGCATCGTTAGCGGCACAAGCACCCCCTGAACAGCGATCCAAGACAACAGCACAATTATACCAAGCATCACAAGAAACAAAGGCAGCGGGAGCAGTTAAGACAACGGAGAAAACAACTGATCAGTCAACCGAGGTACCTGAGGTTAAACCCAACCTTCCTACCAATGACGCCGAACCGATACGTTCTTCCGGTAATGCATCCATTGATGCGGGGGTAGCCATACTTCAGAAAGCAACAGGCATAACGTTTGATGACGTAGCCGCTATTGTCCAAAAAGCCGTAGAGCATGCTGATACGGCGTTGGTAAACGAAGCGTACTTAAAGTCTAAGATTCCTGCTGAGTATCAGGATTTAGCGTTGTCACTGGCGCATCAGTATGTTGCTGGAACCATCCAGGAAAGTCAGGCTGTCGTACAAGAGATATACACGATGTCGGGTGGTGCAGAGAAATGGTCACAGATGAATGACATCTTTAAGTCGAAAGCGCCTCCTGCATTAATGAAAGCGGCGAAGCTAATGGCAGACGGCGGTGATTATAAGGGCTATGCCGATATTGTATTGCAGTATACGGCAGGGTTGGGAGTAGGGGCGCCGATAGGCGCTATAGCAGGTAATCAAGCTATAGGGTTATTGTCCCGAGAAAATTTTTCTAAAGAGTTAAACCAGCTCAAACAAGACGCTAAGGGGAGAAGCTTAGAATCTCCTCAGTATAGAGACAGGTACAGCGACCTTATTCGCCGTCGGAAGATGGGGAAAAGTGCCGGGTTATGACATTTACGGAGGAAATAGACGATGCCAAATACACCTTATGCTGGAGAAAGTACAAGAGTACATTGGGCTGGAATTAATTCAGACCAAGATATTCACTTAGAAATATATCAAAATGAAGTTGATACCGCCTTTCAGTATGGCGCTTTATTTACTTCGTTAAGTCAACAACGTTCTGTTGCAGATCGAAGTAATACATACCGGGTAGACCGATTAAATAACAGTACAGTGAAAGGTCGTAAATCAGGTATATCGCTAGACCCGCAGAAGGTAACGAACGATAAGCTTGTTATTGTGGTGGATACTGTTTTGTACATTCGGAATCCCATTGACTATCAAGATGACTGGACAAGTCCTGACTGGTTAGCAGATATGGGCCAGAACAACGGTACGAGCTTTGCTGAGTTGTTTGATAATGCACATGCGATTCAATTGATTAAGAATAGAGGTTGGAAAGCACCGGATGACCTTAAGCCTGCTTTCAAAGATGGTATAGAGATAAAGGTGACGGTTGCAAAAGATCCTACCACTCAATCAGATATTGAAAGTAACGCGTTCTTATTAAACAAAGCACATAGAGCCTCTGTGGAAGAACTCGTTAGAAGAAAAATTCCATTATCCGATATGGTTACGCTGGTTTCGCCTAAGTATTACAGCCAGATCATAGAGCACCCTAAATTAATGAATGCGGACTATGGTCAAGCAAATTTAGATGGATTTAAACAGAGACGCGTTACGATGATGAATGGTATTCCCGTCGTCGAGTTTCTTGAGTTTCCATCGGATTACGGTACGAGTACTAACCATCCGTTAGGGCCTAACTTCAATACTGATACGACGGATGCTCAATGCCAGATGATTACGTTTAGTAAGTCGAGAGGATTGGTAACTGTAGAGGCGAAGCCTTTTACATCCAGCTTTTGGGATGACAAGCAGAACTTCAGTAATGTGCTCGATTGTTATGCCATGTATACGGTAGGCGCACGTAGGCCGGATACAACAGCGGTGATTAACATTACAGAAGGGGAAACGCCACCAGCACCGAATAAGTTATCAAGTAAATAGTTCCCGAAGTTAACTTTATATCCCTTATTAGCGTGATGCCGTTAGTAAGGGGTAGTCGTAGTTATGACTCATACGCAGTAATGGGAGTGTGTAATTAATCACATGAATCAGATACAAGCGATTAATACATCCTTAAGAGCGATAGGTGAACAAGAGATAGTGACCTTAGCTTCGGATAATCCGAGTGTAGGCATCATCATTTCAGGGATAGATCAGGTACGGATAGGTTTACTCGCGACAGGCTGGTGGTTTAATACGATAGAACAAGCATTCATACCGAGTCAGGACGGTTCTATAACGCCTCCCCATAACAGCTTGAGTATTTATTCGGTTGTTAAAGGGGAAAAGTATCTACGTACACCCGATGGTTATTTATTCGATATTAATAGGCAGAGTAAAGTTTTTTCAGAAAAAGTGCAGCTTAAGATAGTGTTAGATTTAGAGATGGATAGGATGCCTGAATATGCATCGCTTTACGTAGCAAACAAGACAGCCGCTAATACGTATCGGGATGATATCGGTGTAGATAATAATTACAAAATATTGCTAGAAGAAGCCGAACGATCTTTATCCCTATTACATCGAGAACATGTTAGAAATCAGCGATTGAGTACGATGTATAGTGCTCGATATAGACAGCTCAATGGGGCGAGATATATATGACGGCTATCGAAGGTAGTTACGTATCGCTATTACAAGGGGTATCACAACAGACACCACAACTTCGTATAGACGGACAAGCAGAAGCGCAGATAAATATGTTATCAGACCCAACGACATCTTTACGTAGAAGACCTGGGTTGCCTAATACGGCTGGTTTTATATTAAGTACGGTATCAGCAACGGGTTTGTATAGCATTTATTTACCTCGTTTTGGAACAGAATCGAGTGAGTCATCCAGTCATCTTTATATTGATGCGATATCTGGCACTTATTGGGTTCTTAACAAAGACTTTCGTACTAAATACACAGGTAGTCATACGTATCTTGTGGGGAAGTCTAATTTAAGCATCCAGACAACCGCATTAAAAGATAAAGTTTTTATCCTCAATACTGAACAGCCTATCGGAAAAGAGTCTAATCCAGGCTCTTTAAACCCAAGTCGGAATGGTTTCTTTTTTGTTAAAGCGTCAGCATTCAGTAAGGATTATAAGTTGCATATTGAAGCAACAGGGATCACGCCGGTGACCGTACAGTATAAAACGCCATCGGGATCGGATTCAAAAGATGGCGCATTATCAAGCATAGACAATGTGGCGGCAGAGTTAGAGAAAGCAATTAATGCATTAAAGATACCGAACATAACCGTCGTGAGAGATGGCCCTTATGTAGCTATTGCGGCCGACACGGATGACTTAAGAATAACAACAACATCTGGAAGTAGCTTCATAGGGGTATCGGGATTAAACAATACAAATTCTATCGAAGACTTACCTGCTAACTTACCGAAGATATTGGATGGATATATTATTTCAGTAGGGACAGACCCGGAAAATTTAGCTTATTTTAAGTTTAATTATGCCTCCACAACGTGGTTGGAGACAGCGAAGTATGGCAGTACGTCACGTTTAAGTAACATGCCGTTATATTTAGATGTTGATGGTCTGCATGAAGGAGATTATGCAGGACTCTTATCAGGTGATAGTCATAACAACGATGACCCAGGATTTGTCAAGAACGGTTACATAACAGGGATATCAACCTATCAAGGTAGGTTAGTTTTTTTGTCTGGCTGTTATGTCAGTATGTCTAATTCAACAGACCCTTTTCGTTTCTATCGTAGTTCGGTTATAGCGCTGCTTCCATCAGACCGAATCGATTTAGGGATAGGTTCCAGCCAGAATACAACCTTAAGGCAGGGTATTCAGTTTAATAAAGACTTGATTGTATTTGGTGACAACCTACAAGCGGTTGTTTCAGCAGGGAACAGTATTCTGACACCGCAGAATGCAAGTGTCAGCATTACTTCTAGTTTGAATTGTACGAGTCAAATTCCTGGTGGATTAATAGGGCAGACCATTCTCTATCCTTTCAAGCGTGATATGAATTACTCCGGATTTTTAGAGTTAGTTCCTTCGGAGTACACGAATAGTCAGTACATCTCCCAAGATGCAACCCAGCATTTACCTGAATTTTTTGAGGGAGATATACGTTTTATTGTGTCCAGCAGTACGATGAACATCGCCATCGCGTCGGGATCAAATCCGAAGGATTTATATGTTTATGAATACTTATGGTCATCTGATGGAAAACAGCAGAATAGTTGGAGCCTATGGCGATTCAAAACAGATGTCATCTCGGCGTATTTTGCGGGAGAGGAGTTGATTATTCTCTCAAAGGTTATGTTTAGTACAGCGCCAGGATTCATTGTATCTCGAATAAATCCTAGGGCTCGTAATGCCATCTTCTTAGATTTATGGACACGCATACCTTTGAAAGGAGGCTCTGCCATCTTGCCTAAGATGTTATTAGATTATGCCTCGCATTTAGCATTAATTGGCTTGCCTGGAGATAACAATACGTATGCAACAGAACCTGTCGCGATTCGTATTAAGGATGATCGGTTATATGCAGACATACCGGATGGGGCTTACCAGGTGGGTATTGGTTATGAAAGTACTTATACGTTAACACCTGTGATCTTAAAGGATCAGAATAATAAGGAAGTAGGAACATCGAAGGTGCGTCTGGTACGTCTTGCGGCCAGTATTTACAGCATAGGGGAAATGTATTGTCGTGTAAAAGACACAAGGACAGGTGTAGACATTCGGTACAAGCAGACAGGGTTAATAATGAATAGTACCGATTTAAAACTTAATAAAGCCTTAGTATCCAAAGGAAATAACGTGCAGTTTCCTTGCAGGACAATAGCCGATAGTACGTATGTCA includes:
- a CDS encoding portal protein codes for the protein MQSTSAASLFIRHQDENVITSSSRYAKWTLPQIFPESASSDKDTRQILERDYQSKGAMLVNSLASKIVQALFPQNFSFFRIYPTPRMLSYMQKIGIEEKQVDPIFSSIADKASRSVLVDGTYSILNHAIKQLIITGNSLIYRNPETKRFSAYSVRDYVVRRQGSEVFLIVLKESISLAQAQALNLPVLTEHKDKYAVQDLYTCITKEGNKYNVYQEINNVQFNHAQYAQTLLPYIPTTWNLIQGEHYGRGHVEDYAGDFARLSQLSQSSLLYGVAATRLIHLVDSGSGISEDDFADANTGDYVSCNLADKNVIAYEGGEYSKLQAIQADIQQLLVQLSIAFMYSGNTRDAERVTAEEIRTNAQEANQALGGVYSNISDVLHTRLAQILISETDPRMLPLLMEDSIGVDVLVGMQALNDSANVTRLQYVANAIQMVLPVLVQSSQRFNPDLVIDQICSGFGVDRSSLSYTEEELKQKLLEQQQSQQDAAKQQQETSSQMLSSQPQQADLNAAQQGLV